The Halomicronema hongdechloris C2206 genome includes a window with the following:
- the fraC gene encoding filament integrity protein FraC: MPFRELLEVVGVLPLRAIAFQCVCLLVAIALEGAVLRQHLRLGYQTSVQYAATVNLFATSLGWLTFLGLEPLAAAPLQRQIISYVLFDQFYANSMASQLIWMLLAVGILCFFATFFVKLQALEWLMRMLGRLQPADRQSQQLSRRELYQRARQGRRHFLTPSSRRTLAVLQGNALSFVAILLLLSLRRFVL; this comes from the coding sequence ATGCCCTTTCGGGAATTACTGGAGGTGGTGGGGGTATTGCCCCTACGGGCCATTGCCTTTCAGTGCGTCTGTTTGCTAGTTGCGATCGCACTAGAGGGGGCCGTGTTGCGACAACACCTGCGCCTGGGCTACCAGACCAGCGTGCAATATGCAGCCACGGTCAACCTCTTCGCCACCAGCCTAGGCTGGCTCACCTTTCTGGGCCTAGAGCCCCTGGCTGCAGCCCCCCTACAGCGACAGATCATCAGCTATGTCCTGTTTGATCAGTTCTATGCTAATTCCATGGCTAGCCAGCTGATCTGGATGCTCCTGGCGGTGGGCATCCTCTGCTTCTTTGCCACCTTCTTCGTCAAGCTGCAGGCCCTAGAGTGGCTGATGCGGATGTTGGGACGGCTACAGCCCGCAGATCGGCAAAGTCAGCAATTGTCGCGGCGAGAACTCTACCAGCGAGCCCGGCAGGGACGGCGCCACTTCCTCACCCCCAGTTCCAGGCGCACCCTGGCCGTCTTGCAGGGCAATGCCCTCAGCTTCGTCGCCATTCTCCTGCTCCTCTCCCTGCGACGATTCGTCCTATGA
- a CDS encoding ABC transporter permease, producing the protein MSLARVGVIARNVFLEVIRDRILYLVALFALLLVAATLLLPEVSAGAQDKITLDLGLAAIHLLSVVVAVFVGTGLVNKEIEKKTVLVLIAKPVSRLEFVIGKHLGLVGVLAVLIGLLTVIFLAVLSLNRIDYPLGSLLISVAFMALEGMLLTAVAILFGVFTSSLLATLLTFAIYLMGHLSQDIVALGQLSENPSLQRLTDGLYLVLPDLERLNLRNEAIYGMELLPPLPELLGHLLYALVYTLLLLAIAIAIFSRRQF; encoded by the coding sequence ATGAGTCTGGCACGAGTTGGGGTGATTGCCCGCAATGTGTTCCTGGAGGTGATTCGCGATCGCATCCTCTATCTGGTGGCCCTATTTGCCCTGCTGCTGGTGGCGGCCACCTTGCTGCTGCCGGAAGTCTCGGCCGGGGCCCAGGACAAGATCACCCTAGACCTGGGGCTGGCAGCCATTCACCTACTGAGTGTGGTCGTGGCTGTCTTCGTTGGCACCGGGTTGGTGAACAAGGAAATCGAGAAAAAGACGGTGCTGGTGCTGATCGCCAAGCCCGTCAGCCGCCTAGAGTTCGTGATTGGCAAACACCTGGGCCTCGTCGGGGTGCTGGCGGTGCTGATCGGCTTACTCACGGTCATCTTCCTGGCCGTGCTCAGCCTCAACCGCATCGACTATCCCCTGGGCAGCCTGTTGATATCCGTAGCGTTTATGGCCTTAGAAGGCATGCTGCTGACGGCGGTGGCCATTCTATTTGGGGTGTTTACCAGCTCCCTGCTGGCCACCCTCTTGACCTTCGCTATCTATCTCATGGGCCACCTGAGCCAAGATATCGTCGCCCTGGGGCAACTGAGCGAAAACCCCAGCCTGCAGCGGCTGACCGATGGCCTTTACCTGGTGCTGCCGGACTTGGAACGGCTGAATCTGCGTAACGAAGCCATCTACGGCATGGAGCTGCTACCGCCGCTGCCAGAGCTGCTGGGCCATCTGCTCTACGCCCTGGTCTATACCCTGCTGCTGCTGGCCATCGCCATCGCCATCTTCTCTCGGCGCCAGTTTTAG
- a CDS encoding DUF5357 family protein → MIALIRQLIDRLQAFFLPQQYYAWQTIIYLCLFSWVMSWVAVAAGASGFTRFLLTAFSWVFLAIGIGWALEANRIRPFGLVIAPWVVGAILCLFIFGSWPGNQWSLALVSWPLISVVVVIIPKFIGWDFTLQVPPPGERQRLILLGLLGLLLSSWFQFYFRLQNWFDDYPSLLAEDLHHSGFVYRFPGQEVPLSRGVSLLTAAEASLKQELSDTPWPWVERWLLNLDEQLNQLDTAARQRIMLPEKEAPLWHLVAPAPERKDEGYTLMLMAVWQGPAAESQGYYLQKTCQILPKATITSPDQEPEPDPAADDTIPLVAQVECELGTPRSPGFPSV, encoded by the coding sequence ATGATCGCCCTGATCCGACAACTCATCGATCGCCTGCAGGCTTTCTTTCTGCCCCAGCAGTACTACGCCTGGCAGACCATCATTTACCTGTGTCTGTTTTCCTGGGTGATGTCCTGGGTGGCGGTGGCGGCTGGGGCCAGTGGATTTACCCGGTTTTTACTAACAGCCTTTAGTTGGGTCTTTCTGGCCATCGGTATCGGCTGGGCCTTAGAAGCCAACCGCATTCGCCCCTTTGGGTTGGTCATTGCCCCTTGGGTAGTGGGTGCCATCCTCTGCCTATTTATCTTCGGCTCCTGGCCCGGCAACCAGTGGTCCCTGGCCCTAGTCAGCTGGCCGTTGATTTCGGTGGTGGTGGTGATCATCCCCAAATTTATCGGCTGGGACTTCACGCTGCAGGTGCCCCCCCCGGGCGAACGTCAACGGCTGATCTTGCTGGGCCTGCTGGGGCTGCTGTTGAGCAGTTGGTTCCAGTTTTACTTTCGCCTGCAAAACTGGTTTGATGACTATCCCAGCCTCTTGGCGGAAGACTTGCACCACAGCGGGTTTGTCTATCGCTTCCCCGGTCAAGAGGTGCCCCTCTCCCGGGGGGTTTCGTTGCTAACGGCCGCCGAAGCCAGCCTCAAGCAAGAACTGAGCGATACACCCTGGCCCTGGGTGGAACGGTGGCTACTGAACCTGGACGAACAGCTCAACCAGCTGGATACCGCCGCCCGCCAACGCATCATGCTGCCAGAAAAAGAGGCGCCCCTGTGGCACTTAGTGGCCCCGGCTCCGGAGCGTAAGGATGAAGGCTATACCCTAATGCTGATGGCGGTTTGGCAGGGGCCGGCGGCAGAATCCCAGGGCTACTATCTGCAGAAGACCTGTCAGATTCTGCCGAAAGCCACGATCACCTCCCCCGACCAAGAGCCTGAGCCCGATCCAGCTGCCGATGACACGATCCCGCTGGTGGCTCAGGTGGAGTGTGAGCTGGGGACACCCCGCTCGCCGGGGTTCCCCTCTGTGTGA